In Rissa tridactyla isolate bRisTri1 unplaced genomic scaffold, bRisTri1.patW.cur.20221130 scaffold_487, whole genome shotgun sequence, the following proteins share a genomic window:
- the TMEM276 gene encoding transmembrane protein 276, translated as MGAGGGCGPVLLCAVCLLCARRARQVTAGPAAGFLLQALGAASDALEPLWPGGTAGGHPDPLPGAWVSAVLAQPLMAFGFHRLSGDRATANLLLGLATALAPVAATLPEEGRLLAARAVTVLTATSVLTLAALTANGPAALGSLLLAAGNLLPLPGGRHGGHPWVLAAGSLALQRGLSHSKAAAR; from the exons ATGGGCGCCGGCGGCGGGTGCGGCCCGGTGCTGCTCTGCGCCGTCTGCCTGCTCTGCGCCCGGCGGGCCCGGCAg gtgacggcggggccggcggccgggtTCCTGCTGCAGGCGCTGGGGGCGGCGAGTGACGCCCTGGAGCCGCTGTGGcccggggggacagcggggggacACCCCGACCCCCTGCCCGGCGCCTGGGTCTCGGCCGTGCTGGCCCAACCCCTGATGGCCTTCGGCTTCCACCGCCTCAGCGGTGACCGGGCCACCGCCAACCTGCTGCTGGGACTGGCCACCGCGCTGGCCCCCGTGGCCGCCACGTTGCCCGAGGAGGGCCGGCTGCTGGCCGCCCGCGCTGTCACCGTCCTGACCGCCACCAGCGTCCTCACGCTGGCCGCCCTCACCGCCAACGGGCCGGCGGCGCTGGGCAGCCTCCTCCTGGCCGCCGGCAACCTGCTGCCCTTGCCCGGTGGCCGGCACGGGGGGCACCCGTGGGTGCTGGCCGCCGGGAGCCTGGCGCTGCAGCGGGGGCTGAGCCACAGTAAAGCCGCTGCGCGGTGA